The following proteins come from a genomic window of Trypanosoma brucei gambiense DAL972 chromosome 1, complete sequence:
- a CDS encoding cysteine peptidase, Clan CD, family C50,putative, protein MRRTQVGNSRLHDIKDSPSNEAEVQAVLAAAKASEGDAWNAVRLLAGCARCTLQAGRGHLALPLIVASFELSPEPFRQLVGLQQLTVDGSQQQILQEIAENDAFTKNERGANGIMSTVLIVWHGVVVSVAQNGSCPKDFLRFSHCIAHLLSLLSGADGVVHEDLSACWLYNIIMFAHKCKCTRAVAHYLLEGMLADVSELPEDLRDASTLQSLPFAFRKWGAAKAFVHAGVRKHPVATMFKRLCLALYTEGCDDLRTVQREIDSRALAVTNVLQQTFGSETSHYMVDFHRPFRMEAQHIALLCQHAMDEDQLCTPRGQFGCIRLACLLKRAANKIMAPTMNECKLVSLSSVVALALRHQYIDIAAEILQTGVETVDPSDESLLLWGKDLELVLAQNLSAHPPAAAQCPVKPVERARDEASSGVDDKVGVGTVGAPEPTQLLHEVVQGSLSDAEAVRVLALADDLTQLLPIGLTLLRGRGTLQQRLLADKIAVPFVIGALARLVQLLVNEGDMPLVRCFLPFIAHLCVGVPSRAHLLFTLQAIAAFAKGFPGDTGEWASIASALSQFLPLRSIDAAPSYCHTKATTTGRTFASRRRVFDALRVCGKTSKTMMHSYCQVQVSLLGEGGGVRLLRTTHAGTTADTRWEKVLQIEYLLLQLVEEMKIIERRNRDHLRSTDQGESPLCEDLPVSSLRSDISVGPVCCSVGGAQDARKAREEWWNARRALDRSIGAVVQSMQSPEGFGCWRAALCGELPDSCQVAVWDATKELLSGLGLPAQHEGDVSLVLAALPFVGDRHPEDGDLLFNPSHVGPTNPCGCCDETLRRLSTALEQELITHLDAKLVNEPTACRKACLHVLTAMHAVITDKKCNQPVEHGGEPEKRLTDGCYHVNLYEIPRTPVYLVLDNELHCLPFEGIDVLRHGSVSRVPTVSFVSTFTSTLGQQNDSCHSSGDYIEKGEKNAAGCAGTVCCVIDPAGVMSKTLRRLLPLCGRKGWVVKSHNSPPSARLLREMYRAGVRLYVYVGHGKGEQIIQRGELYERVPDPANFPSVFLMGCSSAYMDGGLTYDCYGMPYAFLHAGAPLFVGCLWHVTDGEIDRLTKRLLSFVSYGGGSGDDFGVCRTMAAGEALRLARKSCKLPYLTGCATVLYGMNLPLGGTPGGAM, encoded by the coding sequence ATGAGGCGCACTCAGGTTGGAAATAGTCGCCTCCATGACATAAAAGACTCACCGTCTAACGAAGCGGAAGTGCAAGCTGTGCTCGCAGCTGCCAAAGCATCAGAGGGTGATGCATGGAATGCAGTCCGTTTGCTTGCCGGCTGTGCGCGTTGCACACTACAAGCGGGTCGTGGACACCTTGCACTTCCGCTTATAGTTGCATCTTTTGAGCTGTCACCCGAGCCCTTTAGGCAACTGGTCGGCTTACAACAGCTGACGGTTGATGGCTCTCAACAGCAGATACTTCAGGAAATCGCCGAGAACGACGCATTcacaaaaaacgaaagggggGCAAACGGCATTATGTCCACAGTTTTGATCGTTTGGCATGGTGTGGTGGTCTCCGTTGCTCAGAATGGCAGTTGTCCAAAAGACTTCCTTCGATTTTCACACTGCATTGCGCACTTGCTCTCGCTCCTATCGGGTGCAGATGGAGTCGTTCACGAGGATCTGTCCGCGTGCTGGTTGTACAATATTATTATGTTCGCACACAAGTGTAAGTGCACGAGGGCGGTGGCACATTATCTGCTTGAAGGAATGTTGGCAGACGTTAGTGAGCTTCCAGAGGACTTGCGCGACGCAAGCACGCTTCAATCCCTCCCTTTCGCCTTCAGAAAATGGGGCGCGGCGAAGGCTTTTGTTCACGCAGGTGTCCGCAAGCACCCGGTAGCGACCATGTTTAAGAGGCTCTGTTTGGCTCTCTATACGGAGGGGTGTGACGATTTGCGGACAGTGCAGAGAGAAATCGATTCCAGGGCTCTCGCCGTGACAAATGTTCTCCAGCAGACCTTTGGCAGCGAAACATCGCACTACATGGTAGACTTCCACCGCCCATTCCGCATGGAAGCACAACATATAGCTCTTTTGTGTCAACATGCGATGGACGAGGACCAACTCTGCACGCCGCGCGGACAATTTGGTTGTATCCGCCTAGCGTGTCTCTTGAAGAGGGCAGCAAACAAAATCATGGCTCCAACCATGAACGAGTGCAAGTTGGTGTCGCTCTCCAGTGTGGTGGCGCTCGCGTTGAGGCACCAATACATTGACATAGCAGCGGAGATACTGCAGACGGGTGTCGAAACTGTGGATCCATCTGATGAATCGCTGCTTCTGTGGGGAAAAGATTTAGAGCTCGTTCTTGCGCAAAACCTGTCGGCACACCCACCGGCGGCAGCGCAATGTCCAGTTAAGCCAGTCGAAAGGGCTCGAGACGAGGCTAGCTCTGGTGTTGACGACAAGGTGGGAGTAGGGACGGTGGGGGCACCGGAACCGACACAACTCCTCCACGAAGTTGTGCAGGGGAGTCTCAGCGACGCAGAGGCCGTGCGCGTTCTTGCACTTGCCGACGACTTAACACAACTGCTCCCGATAGGGCTGACACTCCTCCGTGGCCGAGGCACATTACAACAGCGATTGCTAGCTGACAAGATTGCCGTGCCGTTCGTCATTGGCGCCTTGGCTCGACTTGTTCAGTTGCTTGTAAATGAAGGGGACATGCCGCTCGTGAGGTGTTTTCTACCATTCATTGCTCACCTCTGTGTGGGAGTCCCATCGCGTGCCCATCTGTTATTTACGCTTCAGGCAATCGCCGCTTTTGCGAAGGGTTTCCCAGGTGACACGGGGGAGTGGGCCTCCATTGCGTCAGCTCTCAGTCAGTTCCTGCCACTACGGTCGATAGATGCGGCGCCATCCTACTGTCATACCAAGGCAACTACGACAGGGCGCACATTTGCCTCTCGGCGCCGCGTATTTGATGCGCTCCGCGTCTGTGGAAAGACATCCAAAACGATGATGCATTCCTACTGCCAGGTTCAGGTGTCTCTGctgggggagggagggggagttCGGCTGCTTCGCACCACCCACGCCGGGACAACGGCTGATACCCGTTGGGAAAAGGTGTTACAGATTGAGTATCTACTGCTACAGTTAgtggaagaaatgaagaTCATTGAGCGACGGAACCGAGATCATTTGCGTTCGACTGATCAGGGGGAGTCTCCTTTGTGCGAAGATCTGCCAGTATCTTCGTTGCGCTCCGATATTAGTGTCGGACCCGTGTGTTGTAGCGTAGGCGGCGCACAGGATGCGAGAAAAGCACGGGAGGAATGGTGGAACGCGCGGCGGGCGCTGGACCGATCCATCGGGGCGGTGGTCCAATCCATGCAGTCCCCGGAGGGATTTGGCTGTTGGCGGGCGGCACTGTGCGGCGAGCTTCCCGATTCCTGTCAAGTAGCCGTGTGGGACGCAACAAAAGAACTGCTCTCAGGTTTGGGTTTACCTGCGCAGCACGAGGGTGATGTATCGCTGGTGCTTGCAGCACTCCCCTTCGTGGGAGACCGGCACCCGGAAGACGGCGACTTGTTATTCAACCCGTCACACGTTGGACCTACGAAtccctgcggctgctgcgatGAAACGTTGAGGAGGCTCTCCACGGCACTTGAGCAAGAGCTGATTACCCACCTGGATGCAAAGTTAGTTAATGAACCTACTGCGTGCCGGAAAGCTTGCTTACATGTGCTCACAGCAATGCATGCCGTGATAACGGACAAGAAATGTAACCAGCCGGTGGAACACGGGGGGGAACCAGAAAAACGGTTGACGGACGGATGCTATCACGTGAATTTGTATGAAATCCCTCGCACACCTGTATATTTAGTTCTTGATAATGAACTCCACTGCCTTCCCTTCGAAGGTATTGATGTTCTCCGTCACGGCAGCGTCTCTCGCGTCCCGACTGTTTCATTCGTTTCGACTTTTACGAGCACCCTTGGCCAGCAAAATGATTCCTGTCACTCAAGCGGTGATTACAtcgaaaagggagaaaaaaatgcagctGGTTGCGCAGGAacggtgtgttgtgttattgATCCGGCGGGAGTTATGTCCAAGACATTGAGGCGGCTCCTCCCACTGTGCGGTCGAAAGGGCTGGGTTGTGAAATCGCACAATTCGCCGCCCTCAGCGCGTTTGCTGAGAGAAATGTACAGGGCAGGTGTGCGATTGTATGTGTATGTCGGTCACGGGAAGGGAGAGCAAATTATTCAACGCGGGGAATTGTATGAGCGCGTCCCTGATCCTGCGAATTTCCCTTCTGTGTTCTTGATGGGCTGTAGCAGCGCTTACATGGATGGGGGACTGACGTACGATTGCTATGGTATGCCCTACGCCTTTCTGCACGCAGGGGCGCCACTCTTCGTTGGTTGTCTATGGCATGTCACAGATGGGGAAATCGACCGTCTGACAAAGCGTTTGCTGTCATTTGTTTCATACGGAGGGGGCAGTGGCGATGACTTCGGCGTTTGCCGCACCATGGCAGCTGGTGAGGCCTTGCGTCTTGCGCGCAAGTCATGCAAACTGCCCTACCTGACGGGGTGCGCCACAGTCCTTTACGGCATGAACCTCCCGCTTGGGGGTACACCGGGTGGAGCGATGTGA
- a CDS encoding hypothetical proten, unlikely → MTGHQDAEKRKPNRGTAPSRDLTQFCAHADCIILIPSLGGTFPVLTPLTSVTAGTAATVVVQPSASLCFT, encoded by the coding sequence ATGACCGGACATCAAGACgcggaaaagaggaagccCAACCGCGGCACTGCCCCGTCTCGCGATCTTACACAGTTCTGCGCACATGCCGACTGCATTATTCTCATCCCCTCGTTGGGGGGCACTTTCCCTGTCCTCACTCCGTTAACTTCTGTAACAGCGGGAACTGCCGCTACCGTCGTTGTTCAACCCTCTGCTTCCCTTTGCTTCACCTAA
- a CDS encoding N-acyl-L-amino acid amidohydrolase, putative gives MTFISSLIQAVQPEVVQWRRHIHENPCLSHKEQQTADYVESILGSMPAKLDIRRLTPSSVVADLRGGAGDGPTYALRADMDALPLQEESGEPFSSKLPGVMHACGHDAHTAILLGAIKVLCHVKDKICGTIRFIFQHAEEVIPSGAKQLVQLGVLDGVKMIFGLAVDVSNPPGTVLCKSGVLTSACNDFDIVIQGASGHASQPELCIDPIVIGAQVVMSLQTIVSRRIGALTTPVLSIATFQGGRGGYNVIPDTVHLRGTLRCLDSGVQKRVPVMVEEIVAGITSAHGAKHTVSWLEPNIVTYNNEAAYDVVKRVAEHVVSGITFVELPTAMTGVTDFGEYGAVIPGCLFLLGAGNETNNSVSNHNYSSRFRLNENVMVDGVRMFVGLMMTLAVPDAPSPGT, from the coding sequence ATGACGTTTATCAGCTCCCTAATACAGGCCGTGCAGCCAGAAGTGGTGCAATGGCGACGTCACATCCATGAAAATCCGTGCCTAAGCCATAAAGAGCAACAAACAGCAGATTATGTTGAATCCATTCTGGGAAGCATGCCCGCAAAGCTTGACATCAGGCGGCTGACACCTAGTAGTGTCGTCGCTGACCTCCGCGGTGGGGCGGGTGATGGACCTACGTACGCACTGCGCGCTGACATGGACGCCCTTCCGCTGCAGGAAGAAAGTGGGGAGCCCTTCAGCTCAAAGCTACCGGGCGTGATGCACGCGTGTGGTCATGACGCCCACACAGCCATTCTCCTTGGGGCTATCAAGGTCTTGTGTCATGTAAAAGACAAAATATGCGGCACTATTCGGTTTATCTTCCAGCATGCCGAGGAGGTTATTCCAAGTGGTGCAAAGCAACTTGTTCAGCTTGGTGTGCTGGACGGCGTTAAGATGATATTTGGGCTTGCCGTTGACGTTTCCAACCCACCGGGAACAGTGCTATGTAAGAGCGGTGTTTTAACAAGCGCATGCAACGACTTTGACATCGTGATTCAGGGGGCTAGCGGACATGCCTCACAGCCAGAATTGTGTATTGACCCCATCGTAATAGGCGCACAGGTGGTAATGAGCCTCCAGACAATTGTGTCAAGACGTATAGGGGCACTTACAACACCTGTGCTAAGTATAGCAACCTTTCAAGGCGGCAGGGGAGGCTACAACGTCATTCCCGACACGGTGCATCTACGTGGCACGCTGCGTTGCCTGGATAGTGGGGTGCAGAAGCGGGTTCCGGTCATGGTGGAGGAAATCGTGGCAGGAATTACCAGTGCCCACGGCGCTAAACACACGGTGAGCTGGTTAGAGCCCAATATCGTAACATATAATAACGAAGCCGCATACGACGTTGTGAAGCGGGTTGCAGAACACGTCGTTTCCGGTATAACCTTTGTCGAGCTCCCAACGGCAATGACGGGAGTAACGGACTTTGGTGAGTATGGTGCTGTGATACCTGGAtgtctgtttcttcttgGTGCAGGGAATGAAACTAACAATTCAGTGAGCAATCATAACTACAGCTCTCGGTTTAGGCTGAATGAGAACGTCATGGTGGATGGAGTGAGGATGTTCGTTGGGCTGATGATGACTCTTGCTGTTCCAGACGCTCCTAGTCCAGGAACGTAA
- a CDS encoding REL2, with translation MLRCLGVRHFRRTPLLFVGGDGSIFERYTEIDNSNERRINALKGCGMFEDEWIATEKVHGANFGIYSIEGEKMIRYAKRSGIMPPNEHFFGYHILIPELQRYVTSIREMLCEKQKKKLHVVLINGELFGGKYDHPSVPKTRKTVMVAGKPRTISAVQTDSFPQYSPDLHFYAFDIKYKETEGGDYTTLVYDEAIELFQRVPGLLYARAVIRGPMSKVAAFDVERFVTTIPPLVGMGNYPLTGNWAEGLVVKHSRLGMAGFDPKGPTVLKFKCTAFQEISTDRAQGPRVDEMRNVRRDSINRAGVQLPDLESIVQDPIQLEASKLLLNHVCENRLKNVLSKIGTEPFEKEEMTPDQLATLLAKDAMKDFLKDTEPSIVNIPVLIRKDLTRYVIFESRRLVCSQWKDILKRQSPDFSE, from the coding sequence ATGTTGCGTTGCCTCGGTGTACGTCACTTCCGGCGAACGCCGCTCCTTTTTGTCGGTGGGGACGGCAGCATTTTTGAGCGCTACACAGAAATCGACAACTCCAACGAGCGGCGGATTAATGCGCTGAAGGGATGCGGTATGTTTGAGGATGAGTGGATTGCCACTGAGAAGGTTCATGGAGCGAACTTCGGTATCTACTCCATTGAAGGTGAGAAAATGATCAGATACGCAAAGCGCAGTGGCATTATGCCTCCGAACGAGCACTTCTTTGGCTATCATATATTGATCCCCGAGTTGCAGCGATACGTAACTTCTATTCGTGAGATGTTGTGCgagaagcagaagaagaagctACACGTTGTGCTCATTAATGGAGAGTTGTTTGGAGGAAAATATGACCACCCTAGCGTTCCAAAGACACGGAAAACGGTCATGGTGGCTGGTAAGCCGCGAACAATAAGCGCCGTGCAGACCGACTCTTTTCCCCAATATAGCCCAGATCTCCACTTTTACGCATTCGACATAAAGTACAAGGAGACAGAGGGTGGAGACTACACTACTCTCGTCTATGATGAAGCCATAGAGCTGTTTCAGCGCGTTCCCGGGCTCCTGTACGCGAGGGCGGTCATTCGAGGGCCAATGTCAAAAGTTGCTGCATTTGATGTGGAACGCTTTGTCACAACCATCCCCCCTCTTGTTGGTATGGGCAACTACCCACTGACGGGCAACTGGGCTGAGGGGCTTGTCGTGAAGCACTCGAGGCTGGGAATGGCGGGATTCGACCCCAAAGGTCCAACGGTGTTGAAGTTTAAATGCACAGCGTTTCAGGAGATATCCACAGACCGAGCACAAGGGCCTCGCGTAGATGAAATGAGGAACGTACGAAGAGACTCCATCAATCGCGCCGGTGTGCAATTGCCAGACTTAGAGAGTATTGTGCAAGATCCAATTCAACTCGAAGCTTCGAAACTACTCCTTAATCATGTGTGCGAGAATCGTCTCAAAAATGTGCTATCAAAGATCGGCACGGAGCCCTtcgagaaggaggaaatgacACCAGACCAGTTGGCCACACTTCTTGCCAAAGACGCCATGAAAGACTTTCTAAAAGATACCGAACCCTCCATTGTAAATATACCGGTACTCATCCGCAAGGATCTGACTAGGTACGTTATATTTGAGTCCAGGCGGCTAGTCTGCTCACAGTGGAAGGACATTCTGAAGCGTCAGTCTCCTGACTTTAGCGAATGA
- a CDS encoding soluble N-ethylmaleimide sensitive factor (NSF) attachment protein, putative, which produces MSAESIYRDAEKKLKKWFFVDYDEAMELFEKAAGRFKAERNYSRAGDAFMKAHDCAMRSKNPVAAGRFCSEAVVMYQKTDRTKAAALLDMAVRTQIDNNKLREAAKLEKDYADAIYEDGHGMEAITHYEKARRYFDAEDYKSQVKNCDVAIANIYGENDMFDKALALFERLGNTSASGPLRHEAKEFYMRAMLCRLASIGEDNREVGSAEAAEALSAYMKRDPYLKNTREAESLQKLLEAVEESNEEKFEDAVSLLQELRMLDEWKTHVLLVVKNKMSSLL; this is translated from the coding sequence ATGTCTGCTGAGTCCATATACCGCGATGCGGAGAAGAAGCTCAAGAAGTGGTTCTTCGTGGACTACGATGAAGCGATGGAATTGTTTGAAAAAGCCGCTGGCCGTTTCAAAGCGGAGAGAAACTACAGCCGTGCCGGCGATGCCTTCATGAAGGCACATGACTGCGCTATGAGATCTAAGAACCCCGTTGCCGCCGGACGCTTCTGTTCGGAAGCGGTGGTTATGTACCAAAAGACCGACAGAACCAAAGCCGCGGCGCTGCTAGACATGGCCGTGCGTACGCAGATTGACAACAACAAGCTGCGTGAGGCGGCTAAACTGGAGAAGGATTACGCCGACGCGATTTACGAAGACGGGCACGGGATGGAAGCCATCACTCACTACGAAAAGGCGCGGCGGTACTTCGACGCGGAGGATTACAAATCTCAGGTGAAGAACTGTGACGTCGCCATAGCAAATATATACGGTGAGAATGATATGTTTGACAAGGCCCTAGCACTGTTTGAGCGACTCGGCAACACAAGTGCGAGTGGTCCGCTACGCCACGAAGCGAAAGAATTCTATATGCGGGCCATGCTCTGCCGTCTTGCTTCAATTGGAGAGGACAACCGAGAGGTAGGCTCTGCAGAGGCAGCGGAAGCGCTCAGCGCGTACATGAAGCGAGACCCGTACTTGAAGAATACACGGGAGGCGGAGTCTTTGCAGAAACTTTTGGAGGCAGTAGAAGAGTCGAACGAAGAAAAGTTTGAGGATGCCGTTTCACTTCTTCAAGAACTCCGCATGCTAGACGAATGGAAAACGCACGTGCTTCTTGTTGTGAAGAACAAAATGAGTAGTCTGTTGTAG